From Sulfolobales archaeon, the proteins below share one genomic window:
- a CDS encoding ATP-binding protein, whose product MEVEERIRRDNRDMADEIVYRMHSYKTDLGRFVDREGEAKEILERGWDRVVEGGWITVLYGPKGCGKSTFFMVLSEAADQAGAGLDVMVVKRPEDAVQGSVLHLPKSLKDLAGSIARYIRDSQISPDQVTIVSTSTIFNITFTLASYVASRLRRGRKVLIVLDEVRADSQEHLSIFRQWLESFANDLAKYNRDYSRKGGSIAVIALTSDALVREIRHVVGGKVNWALIWNLSRISYEELISQMGLHHRVARELGIGYEESRELLWRLAGGNPRALRMIWKSGLKVWLEGEVIGGIRSFAQGLPIEVRGKALEEISASLDRVDGIGWIDPSIWKAMLRHNIIIYIAAANKISEIPSEPWIGREYAFQIPAYYYALKATARRRSLDISPEEVIREAMG is encoded by the coding sequence GTGGAGGTAGAGGAGAGGATCCGGAGAGATAATAGGGATATGGCTGATGAGATCGTTTATAGGATGCATAGCTATAAGACCGATCTTGGCAGGTTTGTGGATCGTGAGGGAGAGGCTAAGGAGATCCTCGAACGGGGGTGGGATAGGGTTGTTGAGGGTGGGTGGATCACTGTTCTCTATGGGCCCAAGGGCTGTGGTAAGAGCACTTTCTTCATGGTTCTCTCAGAAGCTGCTGACCAAGCTGGTGCTGGGCTCGATGTCATGGTTGTTAAGAGACCTGAAGATGCTGTTCAGGGGTCTGTGCTCCATCTACCCAAGAGCCTTAAGGATCTGGCTGGGAGCATTGCTAGGTATATAAGGGACTCCCAGATCTCCCCAGATCAGGTGACGATAGTTTCTACATCAACAATCTTCAACATCACCTTCACTCTAGCCAGCTATGTAGCAAGCAGGCTTAGGAGGGGTAGAAAGGTGTTGATAGTTCTGGACGAAGTGAGGGCAGATAGTCAGGAGCATCTAAGCATCTTCAGACAATGGCTCGAGAGCTTTGCAAATGACTTGGCAAAGTACAATAGGGATTACTCAAGGAAAGGAGGATCCATAGCTGTTATAGCACTAACGAGCGATGCACTCGTGAGGGAGATTAGGCATGTGGTTGGTGGCAAGGTTAATTGGGCCTTGATTTGGAATCTATCTAGGATCTCCTACGAGGAGCTCATATCACAGATGGGGCTTCACCATAGAGTTGCCAGGGAGCTCGGGATCGGCTATGAAGAGTCTAGAGAGCTTCTCTGGAGACTGGCTGGGGGCAATCCAAGGGCCCTGAGGATGATATGGAAAAGCGGGCTGAAGGTATGGCTTGAGGGAGAGGTTATAGGTGGGATCCGCAGCTTCGCCCAAGGCCTTCCTATAGAGGTGAGGGGTAAGGCTCTAGAGGAGATCTCGGCATCGCTAGATAGAGTAGATGGCATAGGCTGGATCGACCCCAGCATTTGGAAAGCAATGCTGAGGCACAACATAATCATATATATAGCAGCTGCAAACAAGATCTCTGAAATCCCCAGCGAACCATGGATAGGCAGGGAATATGCATTCCAGATCCCAGCATATTATTACGCTTTAAAGGCAACAGCTAGGAGGAGGAGCCTAGATATATCGCCGGAGGAAGTGATCAGAGAGGCTATGGGCTAA
- a CDS encoding ATP-binding cassette domain-containing protein: MLEIIDLNVRYGRREILRGVKLKIDNEKVVVLGPNGSGKTTLIKSILSLIPYSGKVFIDGVEVRRIRGYIGLSTNIAEVYGLGYLVRDLLQLYSRIKGVDRDLALDMLDRLGIRDRVLDKPLSRLSAGENLMVRNVLALASHPKIYVIDEPFENIDMARRGIIARWFAEYASEGILVTHELSMLREKSFQDFKVYFLIAGKLHGPIEVRDLAELCVVEGARSDAVLVISEGGYAVSLIRSGDSCDTKLYMVGSVNKLYGVSL; the protein is encoded by the coding sequence ATGCTTGAGATAATAGATCTAAATGTTAGATATGGGAGAAGAGAGATCCTTAGAGGTGTAAAATTGAAAATCGATAATGAAAAGGTTGTTGTGCTCGGACCCAACGGTTCCGGAAAGACAACCCTTATAAAGTCGATTCTATCGCTTATTCCATACTCTGGAAAAGTATTTATCGATGGGGTAGAAGTGAGGAGGATAAGGGGCTATATAGGGTTATCAACTAACATAGCCGAGGTATATGGTTTAGGATACCTTGTCAGGGATCTCCTACAGCTATACAGCAGGATCAAAGGAGTGGATAGGGATCTAGCCCTCGATATGCTGGATAGACTTGGGATAAGGGATCGAGTGCTCGATAAACCACTATCTAGACTTTCAGCAGGGGAAAATCTCATGGTGAGAAACGTCCTAGCCCTGGCATCGCATCCAAAGATATATGTTATTGACGAGCCCTTCGAAAACATAGATATGGCGAGAAGAGGAATTATCGCCCGATGGTTCGCGGAATATGCCTCCGAAGGGATCCTAGTCACACACGAGCTGTCCATGTTGAGGGAAAAATCATTCCAAGATTTTAAGGTCTATTTCCTAATAGCTGGAAAACTCCACGGGCCTATAGAAGTTAGAGATCTAGCCGAGCTATGTGTGGTTGAAGGTGCTAGAAGCGATGCTGTTCTTGTGATAAGTGAGGGAGGCTACGCAGTGTCCCTCATAAGATCTGGAGATAGTTGCGATACAAAGCTATATATGGTTGGAAGCGTTAATAAGCTATACGGTGTATCGCTGTGA
- a CDS encoding winged helix-turn-helix domain-containing protein: MNEDLLELIEILGTRALQNSSRLSILIALYVLKKAIFSDIVRYTGQPKSSVYQSLQILEDEGLVMVRYAITFKGPRKVIEITSKGEYLVERLLELVSRLRTGGVAESR; the protein is encoded by the coding sequence ATGAATGAAGATCTCTTGGAGCTAATAGAAATACTTGGTACTAGGGCTCTCCAAAACTCATCGAGATTAAGTATATTGATAGCGCTATATGTGCTTAAAAAGGCTATCTTTTCAGATATAGTTAGATATACTGGGCAGCCTAAGAGTTCTGTATATCAGAGCCTACAGATTCTCGAGGATGAAGGACTGGTCATGGTTAGATATGCTATAACATTTAAGGGGCCGAGGAAGGTAATTGAGATAACCAGTAAGGGGGAGTATCTGGTTGAGAGATTATTAGAGCTGGTCTCTAGGCTTAGGACTGGTGGAGTGGCCGAGAGTAGGTAG
- a CDS encoding pyrimidine dimer DNA glycosylase/endonuclease V, translating to MRLWSIDPEYIDPIGLVALWRESILAIKVIKGHTKGYRNHPSYIDSE from the coding sequence ATGAGACTCTGGAGTATAGATCCTGAATATATAGACCCTATAGGGCTAGTGGCACTGTGGAGGGAATCGATACTAGCGATCAAAGTTATAAAAGGCCATACTAAGGGATACAGGAATCATCCCAGTTATATAGATTCAGAGTAA
- a CDS encoding DUF5615 family PIN-like protein: MLTLLADENIPKKLALLLRGRGVDIIRLQDIGARGLGDRELVEISNRLGRAILTRDHDFTIPYFLSLVKNGVIYISYQPSKTEIIELVDRIAALAKDYNPKPGLLIIIRREYIEISPPP, encoded by the coding sequence TTGCTAACCCTCCTAGCTGATGAGAACATACCTAAAAAGCTTGCACTCCTCCTACGCGGGCGCGGAGTCGATATCATTCGCCTTCAAGACATCGGAGCCCGCGGGCTAGGTGATAGGGAGCTGGTTGAGATATCCAATAGGCTTGGCAGGGCTATTTTAACCAGAGACCATGATTTCACCATACCCTATTTCCTAAGCCTTGTGAAAAATGGAGTGATCTATATTTCCTATCAGCCCTCGAAGACAGAGATCATAGAGCTTGTAGATCGAATAGCCGCTTTAGCCAAAGACTACAACCCGAAACCCGGCCTACTTATAATAATAAGACGAGAATATATAGAAATTTCACCCCCACCATAA
- a CDS encoding DUF433 domain-containing protein produces the protein MVVLQGYRWLEVVPDRRGGRPTIRGTRVTVDDVLDMLAAGWKPEEVSEELEIPLEAVYEALRYASEAVKRVVVIANPPS, from the coding sequence ATGGTTGTTTTGCAGGGTTATAGGTGGCTCGAGGTTGTCCCGGATAGGCGTGGTGGTAGGCCTACTATTAGGGGGACTCGTGTAACTGTGGATGATGTTCTAGACATGCTTGCTGCCGGGTGGAAGCCTGAGGAGGTATCGGAGGAGCTTGAGATCCCATTGGAGGCTGTTTATGAGGCCCTCCGCTATGCCTCTGAAGCTGTGAAGAGAGTTGTCGTTATTGCTAACCCTCCTAGCTGA